Proteins encoded within one genomic window of Episyrphus balteatus chromosome 1, idEpiBalt1.1, whole genome shotgun sequence:
- the LOC129919230 gene encoding larval cuticle protein LCP-30-like, protein MFLFCCCNMLLIGLFVEMFSLMIIFFFIVVCAEEEPKVFVRTGRYNPQLYGSSGKYMPDNRGKYQHIPVPYDGGYGDRGEKYIKDEKDDYKTKYWVQNGEFGSWEEPDTYEEKAIYASTDYDPSESIPNYIPEEFEPGEETYAKKYEYDNDGWRIIQFKWSKDGKTRYSFFYETENKILAQEIGKLTQVSENTSAIRVDGFYQYEGDDGVVYEVDYVANENGFFPKGKHIHKSIQNVLDFLLKNTTKSRVLNNNSLSNE, encoded by the exons atgttcTTGTTTTGTTGCTGCAACATGTTGCTGATCGGATTATTCGTGGAAATGTTTAGTTTAATG atcattttcttctttattgTAGTTTGTGCAGAAGAAGAACCAAAAGTATTTGTCCGAACCGGTCGTTATAATCCTCAGTTATACGGAAGTTCCGGAAAATATATGCCAGACAATCGGGGTAAATATCAACACATTCCTGTGCCATATGACGGTGGATATGGTGATCGTGGAGAGAAATACATCAAAGACGAAAAAGATGACTATAAAACAAAGTATTGGGTACAAAATGGTGAATTTGGATCATGGGAAGAACCCGATACATATGAAGAAAAAGCTATTTACGCCTCAACAGATTATGATCCATCGGAATCAATTCCAAATTATATCCCCGAAGAATTTGAACCTGGTGAAGAAACCTATGCCAAAAAATACGAATATGATAATGATGGTTGGAGAATAATACAATTTAAATGGAGTAAAGATGGCAAAACACGATATAGTTTCTTTTATGAGACAGAAAATAAGATTTTAGCACAGGAAATTGGAAAATTGACACAAGTTAGTGAAAATACTTCAGCAATACGAGTTGATGGATTTTATCAGTATGAAGGCGATGATGGTGTTGTTTATGAAGTGGATTATGTTGCCAATGAGAATGGTTTCTTTCCGaaa ggTAAACACATTCATAAATCAATACAaaatgttttggattttttattgaaaaatactaCTAAATCACGTGTATTGAATAATAATTCACTTTCTAATGAATAA
- the LOC129911818 gene encoding activating signal cointegrator 1 complex subunit 2 homolog, translated as MNPIVIFSVCLVLTTFSACSGRPAESEQTVGRYIHMVQPYVHVHDNRELGQYVHIPNPYDGGYGPYSGLNNPYRHDESGNYDKYTVSNADFEIPAIRLEYGFPDHDPEGLNKRMACVLSGPSSHNKISTEKPIIKVFEKLTEKPIIVSEKPIIVSEKPSSITVSEKPINDVEKPPVVLDVSNKSVKDIEKPVNDEIKNPIFKDDIENETEKNIEIRHTKCFLFPKFPYTQTTTTTTRKPTTTTTTTVKPRLFNYYEEGGWKILRQEEEKEKHKYDFLYHTENGIYGEEKAKLHPGAGTHATGYYEYTGDDGELYRVNYSSDHNGFKAEGDHIPTPPPVPDAIKRALEYVAKKKETHGAHQSGRYEHKADPIRLQNMPTIDRPLNQQQQQPRSLPPLPTLAPQQPRSLPPLPTLAPLSAQPRFIQYSGSNQYNALPTIAPQNAPQRAYQLPSLNSQRPADQLIQQTQLASQSQPDQLPQVQVLLPQVQDQKPVIVEQVEVARPVQVVDQPAQQVELSSAPVQLPQQEVQQAPLARVEEEQPQSDQPQEDQPQPQLDQPQADQPQQSEPEQQPREEIPIKEEQPADELLQTQQSKESAVIVKPDKIDSTSTIKEVSPESSDQDNTFQPPYQVPEKLTDETDFELTMA; from the exons gtCGCTATATACACATGGTTCAGCCGTATGTTCATGTTCATGATAATCGTGAACTTGGCCAATATGTGCACATACCAAATCCTTATGATGGGGGCTATGGTCCATATTCTGGTCTAAATAATCCCTATCGACATGATGAAAGTGGAAACTACGA caagTACACAGTAAGTAATGCTGATTTTGAAATACCTGCCATTCGTCTAGAATACGGTTTCCCTGATCATGATCCTGAGGGTTTAAATAAAAGGATGGCCTGTGTGTTGAGTGGTCCTTCTTCTCATAATAAAATTTCTACTGAAAAACCTATCatcaaagtttttgaaaaattaactgAAAAACCAATTATTGTTTCTGAAAAACCAATCATAGTTTCTGAAAAACCATCATCAATTACAGTCTCTGAAAAACCAATTAATGATGTTGAAAAACCACCCGTCGTACTCGATGTTTCTAACAAATCggtaaaagatattgaaaaaccgGTAAATGATGAGATTAAAAATCCAATCTTTAAAGATGACATTGAAAATGagactgaaaaaaatattgaaatt AGGCACACAAAATGTTTCTTATTTCCAAAATTTCCTTATACGCAGACCACAACAACGACTACGAGAAAGCCAACGACAACTACAACGACTACCGTTAAGCCACGTCTATTCAATTACTACGAAGAAGGAGGCTGGAAAATCCTTCGTCAGGAGGAAGAAAAGGAAAAGCATAAATATGATTTCTT GTACCACACTGAAAACGGTATTTATGGTGAAGAAAAGGCAAAATTACATCCTGGTGCTGGAACACATGCAACTGGCTACTATGAATACACCGGTGACGATGGTGAGCTGTATCGTGTAAACTACAGTAGTGACCACAATGGATTCAAGGCCGAAGGAGATCACATCCCAACACCACCACCAGTTCCAGATGCAATCAAGCGAGCTCTTGAATATGTTGCAAAGAAGAAGGAAACTCATGGAGCTCATCAATCTGGCCGATACGAACATAAAGCCGATCCAATCAGGCTACAAAATATGCCAACCATTGATCGTCCATTGAACCAACAGCAACAGCAACCTAGATCACTCCCACCTCTGCCAACTTTGGCACCACAACAACCAAGATCACTCCCACCATTACCAACTTTAGCACCACTTTCAGCCCAGCCAAGATTCATTCAATATTCTGGTAGCAATCAGTATAATGCCCTGCCAACTATTGCCCCACAAAATGCTCCACAAAGGGCTTATCAACTACCAAGCTTAAACTCGCAAAGGCCTGCTGATCAACTTATTCAGCAAACTCAACTTGCTTCACAATCTCAACCTGATCAATTGCCTCAAGTTCAAGTTCTTTTGCCACAGGTTCAAGATCAAAAACCAGTGATAGTTGAACAAGTTGAAGTTGCAAGGCCGGTTCAAGTGGTTGACCAACCTGCTCAACAAGTTGAATTGTCATCTGCACCAGTTCAATTGCCACAGCAAGAAGTTCAACAAGCACCATTAGCTCGCGTCGAAGAAGAACAGCCTCAATCTGATCAACCTCAAGAAGATCAACCTCAACCCCAGTTAGATCAACCTCAAGCCGATCAACCACAACAAAGTGAGCCAGAACAACAGCCCAGAGAGGAAATTCCAATTAAAGAAGAGCAGCCAGCTGATGAGCTATTACAAACTCAACAATCAAAAGAATCAGCTGTTATTGTCAAACCTGACAAAATCGATTCAACATCAACAATAAAAGAGGTATCTCCTGAATCTTCCGATCAAGATAACACATTTCAACCACCTTATCAAGTTCCAGAAAAATTAACAGACGAAACGGATTTTGAACTAACAATGGCTTAG